One window of the Streptomyces sp. TS71-3 genome contains the following:
- a CDS encoding septum formation initiator family protein: protein MTRKTELRGRAARLARLLPAPSRAAKTPFVLLVVVLLGGGLLGLLVLNSSLNEGSFQLSELQKQTTDLTDEEQALQRQVNGYAAPGALEHRARHLGMVPGGDPAFLQPDGTVRGVPSTPGATPLSASGTPPASLSGNGGTTPGATRTSTSGTAAPGRATALVVPPAAGGSPLIDAPSVSTTLGR from the coding sequence ATGACACGGAAGACCGAACTGCGCGGCAGGGCCGCCCGGCTGGCCCGGCTGCTGCCCGCGCCCAGCCGGGCCGCGAAGACACCGTTCGTCCTGCTCGTCGTGGTGCTGCTGGGCGGCGGCCTGCTCGGCCTGCTGGTGCTGAACTCCTCCCTCAACGAGGGGTCGTTCCAGCTCAGCGAGCTCCAGAAGCAGACCACCGACCTCACCGACGAGGAACAGGCCCTGCAACGCCAGGTGAACGGCTACGCCGCGCCCGGCGCCCTGGAGCACCGGGCCCGCCATCTGGGCATGGTGCCCGGCGGCGACCCGGCCTTCCTCCAGCCGGACGGCACCGTGCGCGGGGTCCCCAGCACCCCCGGCGCCACCCCGCTGAGCGCCTCCGGCACACCCCCGGCGTCCCTGTCCGGGAACGGCGGGACCACGCCCGGCGCCACGCGCACATCGACCTCGGGCACCGCCGCGCCGGGCCGGGCCACCGCACTCGTCGTCCCGCCCGCGGCCGGGGGCTCCCCCCTCATTGACGCGCCCTCCGTATCGACGACCTTGGGCAGGTGA
- a CDS encoding DUF58 domain-containing protein: protein MARALGPAGPVSPAQADEPGGTAATSGVSVALAGLTTRGRSFLAAGVAAAVCAYVLGQSDLLRVGLLLAALPLTCVLVLYRTRYRVTGTRRLAPARVPAGAEARVHLRMDNVSRLPTGLLMLQDRVPYVLGPRPRFVLDRVEPGGRREVSYRVRSDLRGRYPLGPLQLRLTDPFGMCELTRSFATHDTLTVIPRVEPLPPVRLSGEARGYGDGRQRSLALAGEDDVIPRGYRHGDDLRRVHWRSTARYGELMVRREEQPQRARCTVLLDTRALAYEGAGPGSAFEWAVSGTASVLVHMLERDFSVRLLTDTGASVPGEGSDGFSGTSQESADAAGVMMDTLAVLDHSDSTGLSPAYDVLRGGNEGLLVAFLGDMDESQAAVVARMRRRSGIAVAFVLDPWMWTHGAARAGAAVPSPGCEDRLRQLREAGWTALAVPPGAGPAQLWQQADRQRSAESASPAGTSGGWS, encoded by the coding sequence ATGGCGCGGGCGCTCGGCCCGGCCGGGCCGGTCTCTCCCGCGCAGGCGGACGAACCGGGCGGGACGGCCGCCACGAGCGGCGTCAGCGTGGCACTGGCCGGTCTCACCACCCGGGGGCGGTCCTTCCTCGCCGCCGGCGTCGCCGCCGCCGTCTGCGCCTACGTGCTCGGCCAGAGCGACCTGCTGCGCGTCGGGCTGCTGCTCGCCGCCCTGCCGCTGACCTGCGTGCTGGTGCTGTACCGCACCCGGTACCGGGTGACCGGCACCCGCAGGCTCGCCCCCGCGCGCGTGCCGGCGGGCGCCGAGGCTCGGGTCCACCTGCGCATGGACAACGTTTCCCGGCTGCCGACCGGCCTGCTGATGCTCCAGGACCGCGTGCCCTACGTGCTGGGGCCCCGGCCGCGCTTCGTGCTGGACCGGGTGGAGCCGGGCGGCCGCCGCGAGGTGTCCTACCGCGTCCGCTCGGACCTGCGCGGGCGCTACCCGCTGGGCCCGCTCCAGCTCCGCCTGACGGACCCGTTCGGGATGTGCGAGCTGACCCGCTCGTTCGCCACGCACGACACGCTCACCGTCATCCCGCGCGTGGAGCCGCTGCCGCCGGTCCGGCTGAGCGGCGAGGCGCGGGGGTACGGCGACGGGCGGCAGCGCTCCCTGGCGCTGGCCGGCGAGGACGACGTCATCCCGCGCGGCTACCGCCACGGGGACGACCTCCGCCGGGTGCACTGGCGCTCCACCGCGCGCTACGGCGAGCTGATGGTGCGCCGCGAGGAGCAGCCGCAGCGGGCCAGGTGCACGGTCCTGCTGGACACCCGCGCGCTGGCCTACGAGGGCGCGGGCCCCGGCTCGGCCTTCGAGTGGGCGGTCTCCGGCACCGCCTCGGTGCTCGTGCACATGCTGGAGCGCGACTTCTCGGTCCGGCTGCTCACCGACACCGGCGCCTCGGTCCCCGGCGAGGGCTCCGACGGCTTCTCGGGCACCAGCCAGGAGTCCGCCGACGCCGCGGGCGTGATGATGGACACGCTCGCCGTGCTCGACCACTCCGACAGCACGGGCCTGTCCCCCGCCTACGACGTGCTCCGCGGGGGGAACGAAGGCCTGCTGGTGGCCTTCCTCGGCGACATGGACGAGTCCCAGGCGGCCGTGGTCGCCAGGATGCGCCGGCGCAGCGGGATAGCGGTGGCCTTCGTGCTGGACCCCTGGATGTGGACGCACGGCGCGGCACGGGCCGGCGCCGCGGTCCCCTCCCCGGGGTGCGAGGACCGGCTGCGCCAGCTCCGTGAGGCGGGCTGGACGGCGCTGGCGGTACCGCCGGGTGCGGGCCCCGCGCAGCTGTGGCAGCAGGCCGACCGGCAGCGCAGCGCGGAGAGCGCGAGTCCGGCGGGTACGAGTGGGGGTTGGTCATGA
- a CDS encoding methyltransferase produces MSDPMRPRASLRTAVVWEVLKDALDHRVKATGREQLEVLDTGGGSGNFAVPVARLGHRVTVVDPSPNALFALERRAAEAGVEDRIQGVQGDAHGLFDVVERGGYDVVLCHGVLEYMDEPAEGLRNVIGALRPSGVLSLLAAGLGGAVLARALAGRFTEAHQALTDPRGRWGGGDPVPRRFTVEQLTALAETAGVRVEAVHGVRVFADLVPGDLVDTEPGALDGLLKLEAEAAELPAFQSVATQLHVLGARQGRADGQGTATDRD; encoded by the coding sequence GTGTCGGATCCGATGCGCCCCCGCGCTTCCCTCCGTACCGCCGTGGTCTGGGAGGTCCTCAAGGACGCCCTCGACCACCGGGTCAAGGCCACGGGCCGAGAGCAGCTCGAAGTCCTCGACACCGGCGGCGGCAGCGGGAACTTCGCCGTGCCCGTCGCCCGCCTCGGCCACCGCGTCACCGTCGTCGACCCCAGCCCCAACGCCCTGTTCGCGCTGGAGCGCCGGGCCGCGGAGGCAGGCGTGGAAGACCGCATCCAGGGCGTCCAGGGCGATGCGCACGGCCTCTTCGACGTCGTGGAGCGCGGCGGGTACGACGTGGTGCTGTGCCACGGCGTCCTGGAGTACATGGACGAACCCGCCGAGGGCCTGCGGAACGTGATCGGCGCGCTGCGGCCCTCCGGAGTGCTCAGCCTGCTCGCCGCGGGGCTCGGCGGAGCGGTGCTCGCCCGCGCACTGGCCGGCCGCTTCACGGAGGCCCACCAGGCGCTCACCGACCCCCGGGGCCGCTGGGGCGGCGGTGACCCCGTGCCGCGGCGCTTCACCGTCGAGCAGCTCACCGCGCTCGCCGAGACCGCGGGCGTCCGGGTCGAGGCGGTGCACGGCGTGCGGGTCTTCGCCGACCTCGTCCCGGGAGACCTGGTCGACACCGAACCGGGAGCCCTGGACGGCCTGCTGAAGCTGGAGGCGGAGGCCGCCGAACTGCCCGCCTTCCAGTCCGTCGCCACTCAGCTCCACGTGCTCGGCGCCCGGCAGGGCCGCGCGGACGGCCAGGGCACCGCGACGGACCGCGACTGA
- a CDS encoding carbonic anhydrase yields the protein MPTSTSPDQGQLTEEPAGAIRGGTVTDRLVDANRRYAEGFTDPGMDAKPVLHVAVVACMDARLDLHAALGLDLGDCHTIRNAGGVVTDDVIRSLAISQRALGTRTVVLIHHTGCGMERITEDFRHDLEMEVGQRPPWAVESFRDVDQDVRQSMARVRTSPFLPHREDVRGFVFDVHSGALREIDPA from the coding sequence ATGCCGACTTCCACCTCTCCCGATCAGGGACAGCTGACCGAAGAGCCCGCCGGCGCCATACGCGGCGGTACCGTCACGGACCGCCTCGTCGACGCGAACCGCCGGTACGCCGAGGGCTTCACCGACCCCGGGATGGACGCCAAGCCCGTCCTGCACGTCGCGGTCGTCGCCTGCATGGACGCCAGGCTCGACCTGCACGCCGCCCTCGGCCTCGACCTGGGCGACTGCCACACGATCCGCAACGCCGGCGGCGTCGTCACCGACGACGTCATCCGTTCGCTCGCCATCAGCCAGCGGGCCCTGGGTACCCGCACGGTGGTGCTCATCCACCACACGGGCTGCGGCATGGAGCGCATCACCGAGGACTTCCGGCACGACCTGGAGATGGAGGTGGGGCAGCGTCCGCCGTGGGCGGTCGAGTCGTTCCGCGACGTCGACCAGGACGTGAGGCAGTCGATGGCGAGGGTGCGCACCTCGCCGTTCCTGCCGCACCGTGAGGACGTACGCGGTTTCGTCTTCGACGTGCACAGCGGCGCACTGCGGGAGATCGACCCCGCATGA
- the rsmH gene encoding 16S rRNA (cytosine(1402)-N(4))-methyltransferase RsmH has product MQGREAHPYRESDQDRRDRPAGGSTGDEAEGTGRGRHVPVMLRRSLDLLGPALALPSATVVDCTLGLGGHSEALLSTFPGARLIGLDRDKEALRLAGRRLAPYGERATLVHAVYDELPDVLARLGVPRVQGVLFDLGVSSLQLDEAERGFAYAQDAPLDMRMDQSTGISAAEVLNTYAPGELVRILRSYGEEKQARRIVSAIVREREKEPFDTSGRLVELIRDALPQAAKRTGGNPAKRTFQALRIEVNGELAVLERAVPAAVRALAVGGRIAVLSYHSLEDRLVKQVLTAGASSTAPPGLPVVPERYQPRLKLLTRGAELPPEEEVAANRRAAPARLRGAERVREEVA; this is encoded by the coding sequence ATGCAAGGGCGCGAGGCGCATCCGTACCGGGAGAGCGACCAGGACCGCCGGGACCGACCGGCCGGCGGGTCCACCGGGGACGAGGCCGAAGGGACCGGCCGGGGCCGCCACGTCCCCGTCATGCTGCGGCGCAGCCTGGACCTGCTGGGCCCCGCGCTGGCGCTGCCGTCCGCCACCGTCGTCGACTGCACCCTGGGGCTCGGCGGGCACAGCGAGGCCCTGCTGTCCACCTTCCCCGGCGCGCGCCTGATCGGGCTCGACCGCGACAAGGAGGCGCTGCGGCTGGCCGGCCGGCGGCTCGCCCCGTACGGCGAGCGGGCCACCCTGGTGCACGCGGTCTACGACGAGCTGCCCGACGTCCTCGCCCGGCTCGGCGTGCCGCGCGTGCAGGGCGTCCTGTTCGACCTCGGCGTCTCCTCCCTCCAGCTCGACGAGGCGGAGCGCGGCTTCGCCTACGCGCAGGACGCCCCGCTCGACATGCGCATGGACCAGTCCACCGGCATCAGCGCCGCCGAGGTGCTCAACACCTACGCTCCCGGCGAGCTGGTGAGGATCCTGCGCAGCTACGGCGAGGAGAAGCAGGCACGGCGGATCGTGTCCGCGATCGTCCGGGAGCGCGAGAAGGAGCCGTTCGACACCAGCGGCCGGCTGGTCGAGCTGATCCGCGACGCGCTGCCGCAGGCCGCCAAGCGCACCGGTGGCAACCCCGCCAAGCGCACCTTCCAAGCGCTGCGGATCGAGGTCAACGGCGAACTCGCCGTCCTGGAGCGAGCCGTGCCGGCCGCCGTGCGGGCGCTGGCCGTGGGCGGCAGGATCGCCGTCCTGTCGTACCACTCCCTGGAGGACCGGCTGGTCAAGCAGGTGCTCACGGCCGGAGCCTCCAGCACCGCGCCGCCCGGCCTGCCCGTGGTGCCCGAGCGGTACCAGCCCCGGCTGAAGCTGCTGACCCGCGGCGCCGAGCTGCCCCCCGAGGAGGAGGTCGCCGCCAACCGCAGGGCGGCCCCCGCCCGCCTGCGCGGCGCGGAACGGGTCCGCGAGGAGGTCGCGTGA
- a CDS encoding DUF3488 and transglutaminase-like domain-containing protein has protein sequence MSGRTRMALCSTAATLLTACALLPLVDSSVWLLQAAFLLVAQTAAGALARRVPLPRPVTVLAQAVVSLLLLTLVCAHQQAIAGLVPTPESLQRFSTLIQLGRDDVRQYAIPAPLTDGIRFMLVGGVLLIGLAVDGIAVTFRSAAPAGLPLLALYAIAAGLSRSSADWLWFLLGATGYLLLLLAEGRDRLSRWGRVFSGAPRPPGGRVTAAGQEAGAAVAPVRAGRRIGAVALGIALVVPLALPGLSGGLFDPAAHGRGVGPGGGTVSAVNPLVSLQDSLNQPEDRQVLTYRTTPGTANDQYLRIVAEDDFDGSTWKPTVRRITDVPKVLPAPPGLSPAVRTTKVRTIIKAAGWYGQDWLPMPYPASQVSIGGRWRYEPVGRTLVGDRGQTTKGVSYEVTSLAVAPTAQQLADAPKPPPDVMREFTKVPASLPSVVAAKAREVTAGAMNDYERAVKLQDYFALNGGFTYNTNVHAGSGPGAIARFLRQKEGFCIHFSFAMAAMARTLGIPARVAVGFTPGTLTADGSMSVGLRDAHAWPELYFEGVGWTRFEPTPNRGSLPDYTRSDTPSDISSDPSAPSQAEPTAPSSEPTAQDNCSTAEKRVGSCESTIPGAGGGSGDDGPSAGQITGIVAGALALLLLPLIPMLWRMRVRASRLGEWDSHASVVLRVSGSRGRGVLRARGRVARAGKGRASAGGGADPRVRWGHTGPEQPAAGSTVEPTADEAVRHVLAHWREITDTAWDHGIPPDDSETPRRAAERIVRSAPLGQDAAASVHRVASAVEQVLYARTPSPAPGLADDVRQARAGVRASAGRSTRLRALLVPRSAVRLVWAFSAWRRQAAAGLAASWPSGRFGLRRASR, from the coding sequence ATGAGCGGGCGCACCCGGATGGCGCTGTGCTCCACCGCCGCCACACTGCTGACGGCGTGCGCGCTGCTGCCGCTGGTCGACAGCTCCGTCTGGCTGTTGCAGGCGGCCTTCCTGCTGGTGGCGCAGACCGCGGCGGGGGCCCTGGCCCGCAGGGTGCCGCTCCCCCGGCCGGTGACGGTGCTGGCGCAGGCCGTGGTGTCGCTTCTGCTGCTGACGCTGGTCTGTGCCCATCAGCAGGCCATCGCCGGCCTGGTGCCGACCCCCGAGTCCCTCCAGCGGTTCTCCACGCTGATCCAGCTGGGCCGCGACGACGTGCGCCAGTACGCGATCCCGGCCCCGCTGACCGACGGGATCCGGTTCATGCTGGTCGGCGGCGTGCTGCTGATCGGCCTCGCGGTGGACGGCATCGCGGTGACCTTCCGCAGCGCCGCCCCCGCGGGGCTGCCGCTGCTCGCGCTCTACGCCATCGCCGCGGGCCTGTCGCGGAGTTCCGCGGACTGGCTGTGGTTCCTGCTGGGGGCGACGGGGTACCTGCTGCTGCTTCTGGCAGAGGGCCGGGACCGCCTCTCCCGCTGGGGCCGGGTCTTCAGCGGGGCGCCACGCCCGCCGGGCGGGCGGGTCACGGCGGCCGGCCAGGAGGCCGGCGCCGCCGTCGCGCCGGTCCGTGCCGGCCGCAGGATCGGGGCGGTGGCGCTCGGCATCGCGCTCGTGGTCCCGCTGGCGCTGCCGGGGCTGAGCGGCGGGCTGTTCGATCCCGCGGCCCACGGCCGCGGCGTGGGCCCGGGCGGGGGCACGGTCTCCGCGGTCAATCCGCTGGTGTCGCTCCAGGACAGCCTCAACCAGCCCGAGGACCGGCAGGTGCTGACCTACCGCACCACCCCCGGCACGGCGAACGACCAGTACCTGCGGATCGTGGCCGAGGACGACTTCGACGGCAGCACCTGGAAGCCCACGGTCCGCCGCATCACCGACGTGCCGAAGGTCCTCCCCGCGCCGCCGGGCCTGAGCCCCGCCGTGCGCACCACGAAGGTCAGGACCATCATCAAGGCCGCCGGCTGGTACGGGCAGGACTGGCTGCCCATGCCGTACCCGGCGAGCCAGGTCAGCATCGGCGGCCGCTGGCGGTACGAGCCGGTGGGCCGCACCCTGGTCGGCGACCGCGGCCAGACGACCAAGGGCGTCTCCTACGAGGTGACGAGCCTCGCCGTGGCGCCGACGGCGCAGCAGCTGGCCGACGCCCCGAAGCCGCCGCCGGACGTGATGCGCGAGTTCACCAAGGTGCCCGCGTCGCTCCCCTCGGTGGTCGCCGCCAAGGCCCGCGAGGTCACCGCGGGCGCGATGAACGACTACGAGCGTGCGGTGAAGCTCCAGGACTACTTCGCCCTCAACGGCGGCTTCACCTACAACACCAACGTGCACGCGGGCAGCGGCCCAGGTGCCATCGCACGGTTCCTGCGCCAGAAGGAGGGCTTCTGCATCCACTTCTCCTTCGCGATGGCGGCCATGGCCAGGACGCTGGGCATACCGGCCCGGGTCGCGGTGGGCTTCACGCCCGGCACGCTGACCGCGGACGGTTCCATGTCGGTGGGCCTGAGGGATGCGCACGCCTGGCCCGAGCTGTACTTCGAGGGGGTCGGCTGGACCCGCTTCGAGCCCACCCCGAACCGCGGCTCGCTGCCCGACTACACCCGCTCCGACACCCCGAGCGACATCTCCAGCGATCCGTCGGCGCCCTCGCAGGCGGAGCCCACGGCACCGTCCTCCGAGCCGACGGCCCAGGACAACTGCTCGACCGCGGAGAAGCGGGTCGGCTCCTGCGAATCCACCATCCCGGGGGCCGGTGGGGGCTCGGGGGACGACGGCCCGTCGGCCGGCCAGATCACCGGCATCGTCGCGGGCGCGCTGGCGCTCCTGCTGCTTCCGCTCATTCCGATGCTGTGGCGGATGAGGGTGCGTGCGAGCCGGCTCGGGGAGTGGGACAGCCATGCTTCGGTGGTGCTGCGCGTGTCCGGATCGCGGGGCCGCGGGGTCCTACGGGCGCGGGGGCGCGTGGCACGCGCCGGGAAGGGACGCGCGTCCGCCGGCGGTGGCGCCGATCCTCGGGTGCGCTGGGGGCACACCGGGCCCGAGCAGCCGGCCGCCGGTTCCACGGTGGAGCCCACCGCTGACGAGGCGGTGCGGCACGTCCTGGCGCACTGGCGTGAGATCACGGACACGGCCTGGGACCACGGCATCCCGCCCGACGATTCGGAGACTCCCCGCAGGGCCGCCGAGCGGATCGTGCGGTCGGCGCCGCTGGGGCAGGACGCCGCGGCGAGCGTGCACCGGGTCGCGAGCGCGGTGGAGCAGGTGCTCTACGCCCGCACGCCCTCGCCCGCCCCGGGCCTCGCCGACGACGTACGGCAGGCACGGGCCGGCGTGCGGGCCTCGGCCGGGCGCTCCACGCGCCTGCGCGCCCTGCTGGTGCCGCGCTCGGCCGTCCGCCTGGTGTGGGCGTTCTCCGCCTGGCGCAGGCAGGCGGCGGCAGGACTGGCCGCGTCCTGGCCGAGCGGGCGCTTCGGGCTGCGCCGGGCGTCACGGTGA
- a CDS encoding MoxR family ATPase, with protein sequence MTTYDQRASQGGPGARAESRVGEDLTSTAERVRRSVEGVIEGKPEVVRLALTVLLAQGHLLIEDVPGVGKTMLAKALARSIDCSVRRIQFTPDLLPSDITGVSIWDQQRRDFEFKPGAIFAQIVIGDEINRASPKTQSALLESMEERQVTIDGQTYELPAPFMVVATQNPIEMEGTYPLPEAQRDRFMARVSIGYPSPEAELQMLDVHGGVPPLDDLRPVAHAQDVVKLIDTVRRVHVSDAVRRYAVDLVAATRTHPDLRLGASPRATLHLLRAAKAAAALGGREFALPDDVQALAVAVLAHRLLPTAQAQLNRRTAEQVVLEILQHTRVPAASPHPNGRYGTGPERAPGPFDPGHGSRRV encoded by the coding sequence GTGACGACCTATGACCAGCGGGCGAGCCAGGGGGGTCCCGGAGCGCGGGCGGAATCCAGGGTGGGAGAGGACCTGACCAGCACGGCGGAGCGTGTCCGCCGGTCGGTCGAGGGCGTGATCGAGGGCAAGCCGGAGGTCGTCCGGCTGGCGCTGACCGTGCTCCTCGCCCAGGGCCACCTGCTGATCGAGGACGTCCCCGGCGTGGGCAAGACCATGCTCGCCAAGGCGCTCGCACGCTCCATCGACTGCTCGGTGCGGCGCATCCAGTTCACGCCCGACCTGCTCCCCTCGGACATCACCGGGGTGTCCATCTGGGACCAGCAGCGCAGGGACTTCGAGTTCAAGCCGGGCGCGATCTTCGCCCAGATCGTGATCGGCGACGAGATCAACAGAGCCTCGCCCAAGACCCAGTCGGCGCTGCTGGAGTCCATGGAGGAGCGCCAGGTCACCATCGACGGCCAGACGTACGAGCTGCCCGCCCCGTTCATGGTGGTGGCCACGCAGAACCCCATCGAGATGGAGGGCACCTACCCGCTGCCCGAGGCCCAGCGCGACCGGTTCATGGCGCGGGTGTCGATCGGCTACCCCAGCCCGGAGGCCGAGCTCCAGATGCTGGACGTGCACGGCGGCGTCCCGCCGCTGGACGACCTGCGGCCCGTCGCCCACGCGCAGGACGTGGTGAAGCTCATCGACACGGTGCGCAGGGTGCACGTCTCCGACGCGGTGCGGCGCTACGCCGTCGACCTGGTCGCGGCGACCCGCACCCACCCGGACCTCAGGCTCGGCGCCTCCCCGCGGGCCACCCTGCACCTGCTGCGCGCGGCGAAGGCGGCCGCCGCCCTCGGCGGCCGGGAGTTCGCCCTGCCGGACGACGTCCAGGCCCTGGCGGTGGCCGTGCTGGCGCACCGCCTGCTGCCCACGGCCCAGGCCCAGCTGAACCGCCGCACGGCCGAGCAGGTCGTCCTGGAGATCCTCCAGCACACCCGCGTACCCGCCGCCTCCCCGCACCCGAACGGCCGCTACGGCACCGGTCCCGAGCGGGCCCCCGGCCCGTTCGACCCGGGGCACGGCAGCCGGAGGGTGTGA
- a CDS encoding penicillin-binding protein 2 — MTDREPPRRRVPPPAGPGRPQQHDGERRPGPGGRPTRRQRPGGSGGSGGFGGPGPIRTIRLGSPRPRLRMISLTLALVMLVFVGRLFQVQGVDAGVYAAKAEKNRYTSQPLTAERGGISDRNGVELAISVDAYDITADPTMFTPGATKVPDAPQQAAALLAPILGVDAASLAKKLRTPKTRYVLLATRQTPQAWNQIKDLKSTLADKAADDPKAANVLAGVFQQPSSKRVYPNGDLAAGILGWVNGEGKGAGGLELALDKELAGRNGMITYAQSGGHQVPTAGASETPAVPGSDVELTIDRDIQWAAQHAISEQVKKSRADRGYVIVQDTRTGQILAMANAPGFDPNDLSEAASASLGNAAVQDAYEPGSTAKLMSMAAVLQENAATPLTHVTVPNRLHRGDRLFADDIDHPTWFLTLNGVLAKSSNIGTILATGQLGRTQAQADKVLYSYLRKFGIGRPTGLGFPGETAGILAPPDKWSQSQQFTIPFGQGVSVNALQAASVYSTIANGGVRVAPTLVRGTKGPDGHFSKAAAPKRTRVVSADTARKLSQMLEAVVGDEEGTGTLARIPGYRVAGKTGTANRVDPATGRYHGYTSSFAGFAPADKPRVTVYCVLQNATKGSYFGGETCGPIFKQVMEFSLKTLQVPPTGAKPARLPVSFKPAKN, encoded by the coding sequence GTGACCGACAGGGAACCCCCGCGCCGCCGCGTTCCCCCACCCGCCGGACCCGGCCGGCCGCAGCAGCACGACGGCGAGCGCCGCCCGGGCCCCGGCGGGCGCCCCACGCGGCGGCAGCGTCCGGGCGGCTCCGGCGGCTCCGGCGGATTCGGCGGCCCCGGCCCGATCCGGACCATCCGGCTCGGCAGCCCCCGGCCCCGGCTGCGCATGATCAGCCTCACCCTGGCGCTGGTCATGCTGGTCTTCGTGGGCCGGCTCTTCCAGGTCCAGGGCGTCGACGCCGGCGTGTACGCGGCCAAGGCCGAGAAGAACCGCTACACCAGCCAGCCGCTGACCGCCGAGCGGGGCGGCATCTCCGACCGCAACGGCGTGGAGCTCGCGATCAGCGTCGACGCGTACGACATCACCGCCGACCCCACGATGTTCACGCCCGGGGCCACCAAGGTCCCCGACGCGCCCCAGCAGGCCGCCGCGCTGCTCGCCCCCATCCTCGGCGTGGACGCGGCGTCGCTCGCGAAGAAGCTCCGCACCCCGAAGACCCGCTACGTGCTGCTGGCCACCCGCCAGACCCCGCAGGCCTGGAACCAGATCAAGGACCTGAAGAGCACCCTCGCCGACAAGGCCGCGGACGACCCGAAGGCCGCCAACGTCCTCGCCGGCGTCTTCCAGCAGCCCAGCAGCAAGCGCGTCTATCCGAACGGCGACCTCGCCGCCGGGATACTGGGATGGGTCAACGGCGAGGGCAAGGGCGCGGGCGGCCTGGAGCTCGCGCTCGACAAGGAACTCGCCGGCCGGAACGGCATGATCACCTACGCGCAGTCCGGCGGCCACCAGGTGCCCACGGCCGGCGCCAGCGAGACGCCCGCGGTGCCCGGCTCCGACGTCGAGCTGACCATCGACCGCGACATCCAGTGGGCCGCCCAGCATGCGATCAGCGAGCAGGTGAAGAAGTCCAGGGCCGACCGCGGCTACGTGATAGTGCAGGACACCAGGACCGGCCAGATCCTGGCGATGGCCAACGCCCCGGGGTTCGACCCGAACGACCTCTCCGAGGCCGCTTCCGCCTCCCTGGGCAACGCCGCCGTGCAGGACGCCTACGAGCCCGGCTCCACCGCCAAGCTGATGTCGATGGCGGCCGTCCTCCAGGAGAACGCCGCCACCCCGCTCACGCATGTGACGGTGCCCAACCGGCTGCACCGGGGCGACCGGCTCTTCGCCGACGACATCGACCACCCCACCTGGTTCCTGACGCTCAACGGCGTGCTCGCCAAGTCCAGCAACATCGGCACCATCCTGGCCACCGGCCAGCTCGGCAGGACGCAGGCCCAGGCCGACAAGGTGCTCTACTCGTACCTGCGGAAGTTCGGCATCGGCAGGCCCACCGGACTCGGCTTCCCCGGCGAGACCGCGGGCATCCTGGCGCCGCCGGACAAGTGGTCGCAGTCCCAGCAGTTCACCATCCCCTTCGGCCAGGGCGTCTCCGTGAACGCCCTGCAGGCGGCCTCCGTCTACTCGACGATCGCCAACGGCGGGGTCCGCGTGGCGCCGACCCTGGTACGCGGCACCAAGGGCCCGGACGGGCACTTCAGCAAGGCCGCGGCTCCCAAGAGGACCAGGGTGGTGAGCGCGGACACCGCCAGGAAGCTGTCGCAGATGCTGGAGGCCGTCGTCGGCGACGAGGAGGGCACCGGCACCCTCGCCCGGATCCCCGGCTACCGGGTGGCCGGCAAGACCGGCACCGCCAACCGCGTCGATCCGGCCACCGGCCGCTACCACGGCTACACCTCGTCGTTCGCCGGGTTCGCGCCCGCCGACAAGCCGCGGGTCACCGTCTACTGCGTCCTGCAGAACGCCACCAAGGGCAGCTACTTCGGCGGCGAGACCTGCGGCCCCATCTTCAAGCAGGTGATGGAGTTCTCCCTCAAGACCCTCCAGGTGCCACCCACCGGAGCCAAGCCGGCCCGGTTGCCCGTCTCCTTCAAACCGGCCAAGAACTGA
- a CDS encoding DUF3040 domain-containing protein: MPLSEHEQRMLEQMERALYAEDPKFATALERSGLRRYTRRRAYLAVVGFLVGIGLLMGGMVAQLIWISVVGFLVMLGCAVLAITGWRKAPRAGEQSPAGAGAQGAPRTRPGRRQGRQRRSMMDRIEERWQRRQDEQGQ; the protein is encoded by the coding sequence GTGCCGCTCTCGGAGCACGAGCAGCGAATGCTCGAGCAAATGGAGCGAGCGCTGTACGCCGAAGATCCCAAGTTCGCGACAGCGCTTGAGAGAAGCGGACTGCGCAGGTATACCCGGCGTCGGGCGTATCTGGCAGTTGTGGGCTTTCTGGTCGGTATCGGTCTTCTCATGGGCGGCATGGTCGCCCAGCTCATCTGGATCAGCGTGGTGGGGTTCCTCGTCATGCTGGGTTGTGCCGTGCTCGCCATCACGGGCTGGCGCAAGGCACCCAGGGCGGGCGAGCAGTCACCGGCCGGCGCGGGCGCCCAGGGCGCGCCCCGTACGCGACCCGGCCGCAGGCAGGGCAGGCAGCGGCGCTCGATGATGGACCGCATCGAGGAGCGGTGGCAGCGACGCCAGGACGAGCAAGGCCAGTGA